One segment of Streptomyces sp. NBC_00576 DNA contains the following:
- a CDS encoding carbohydrate kinase family protein: MSPRQITVLGECVADAFTEPAASASNELALRVLPGGGPANTAVALARLGTPARFLARLSGDVFGRLFRAHLEASGVDLSYAVAAAEPSTLAVAELDAGGQAAFSFHAQNTADWQWTSAELARADLSGTACVHTGSLALVREPGGAVVEEFLQTAAERATISIDPNVRPLLVRPEAYRARLAHWCALADILRLSEDDLELLLPGTPPEQACDTWHAAGVRLVVITLGAGGALASLDGERLRVPAVATRVVDTVGAGDSFTAGLLHHLGALGLLGGRLTALGVDEVAEACRFGTQVAALTCSVAGPNPPWRNQLAQLTDAGGV, from the coding sequence ATGAGCCCGCGTCAGATCACCGTGCTGGGAGAGTGCGTCGCGGACGCCTTCACCGAACCGGCGGCAAGCGCCTCGAACGAACTCGCCCTGCGGGTGCTGCCGGGCGGCGGACCCGCGAACACGGCGGTGGCCCTGGCCCGGCTCGGTACGCCGGCCCGCTTCCTCGCCCGTCTGTCCGGCGACGTGTTCGGCCGCCTGTTCCGGGCCCACCTGGAGGCGTCCGGCGTCGACCTGTCGTACGCGGTCGCCGCCGCCGAGCCCAGCACGCTGGCCGTGGCCGAGCTGGATGCGGGCGGGCAGGCCGCGTTCTCGTTCCACGCGCAGAACACGGCCGACTGGCAGTGGACTTCGGCGGAACTGGCAAGAGCGGATCTGTCCGGAACGGCGTGTGTCCACACCGGATCGCTCGCACTGGTCCGCGAGCCCGGCGGAGCGGTGGTGGAGGAGTTCCTGCAGACGGCGGCCGAGCGGGCCACCATCAGCATCGATCCCAACGTCCGGCCGCTGCTGGTGCGCCCCGAGGCCTACCGCGCCAGGCTGGCGCACTGGTGCGCTCTCGCCGACATCCTGCGCCTGAGCGAGGACGACCTGGAACTCCTCCTGCCGGGCACCCCGCCGGAGCAGGCGTGCGACACCTGGCATGCCGCGGGTGTACGGCTCGTGGTGATCACGCTCGGCGCCGGCGGCGCACTGGCCTCACTCGACGGCGAACGGCTGCGGGTGCCCGCGGTGGCCACGCGGGTCGTCGACACCGTCGGCGCGGGGGACTCCTTCACCGCCGGCCTGCTGCACCACCTCGGCGCCCTCGGACTCCTCGGCGGACGACTGACCGCCCTTGGCGTCGACGAGGTCGCGGAAGCCTGCCGGTTCGGCACCCAGGTCGCGGCCCTGACCTGCTCGGTCGCCGGTCCCAACCCGCCGTGGCGGAACCAGTTGGCGCAGCTCACGGACGCCGGTGGCGTCTGA